One Tenrec ecaudatus isolate mTenEca1 chromosome 12, mTenEca1.hap1, whole genome shotgun sequence DNA segment encodes these proteins:
- the HSD3B7 gene encoding 3 beta-hydroxysteroid dehydrogenase type 7: MAEPAQIQELVYLVTGGCGFLGEHLVQMLLRREPRLRELRVFDLHLSPWLKELDAGSVQVTAIQGDVTQAHEVEAAVAGAHVVIHTAGLVDVFGRASAETIHNVNVEGTRNVIEACVRGGTRFLVYTSSMEVVGPNTKGHPFYRGNEDTPYEAVHSHPYPCSKALAERLVLEANGREVRGGLPLVTCALRPTGIYGEGHQIMRDFYRQGLRLGSRLFRAIPASVEHGRVYVGNVAWMHVLAARELERREGLMGGQVYFCYDSSPHKSYEDFNMEFLGPCGLRLVGTRPLVPSWLLVLLATLNALLQWLLRPLLFYAPLLNPYTLAVARTTFTVSTTKAQRHFGYEPLFSWEESRRRTIRWVQASEG, from the exons ATGGCAGAGCCCGCACAGATCCAGGAGCTGGTGTACCTGGTCACAGGTGGCTGTGGCTTCCTTGGGGAGCACCTGGTGCAGATGCTGCTGCGGCGGGAGCCCCGCCTCCGGGAGCTGCGGGTCTTTGACCTGCACCTGAGTCCCTGGCTGAAGGAGCTGGACGCAG GGTCTGTGCAAGTGACTGCCATCCAGGGGGATGTGACCCAGGCCCATGAGGTAGAAGCAGCTGTGGCTGGAGCCCATGTGGTCATCCACACGGCCGGGCTGGTGGACGTGTTTGGACGAGCCAGCGCTGAGACCATTCACAATGTTAACGTGGAGG gcacTCGAAACGTCATCGAGGCCTGTGTGCGCGGGGGCACGCGGTTCCTGgtctacaccagcagcatggaagTGGTAGGACCCAACACGAAAGGGCACCCCTTCTACAG GGGCAACGAGGACACCCCGTACGAGGCCGTCCATTCGCATCCCTATCCCTGCAGCAAGGCTCTGGCAGAGCGGCTGGTTCTGGAGGCCAACGGGAGGGAG GTCCGAGGGGGGCTGCCCCTGGTGACGTGCGCCCTGCGCCCCACGGGCATCTATGGTGAAGGCCACCAGATCATGAGGGACTTCTACCGCCAGGGCCTGCGCCTGGGGTCTAGGCTCTTCCGGGCCATCCCGGCGTCTGTGGAGCACGGCCGGGTCTACGTGG GCAATGTGGCGTGGATGCACGTGCTGGCGGCCCGGGAGCTGGAGCGCCGGGAGGGGCTGATGGGCGGCCAGGTGTACTTCTGCTACGACTCGTCCCCCCACAAGAGCTACGAAGATTTCAACATGGAGTTCCTGGGCCCGTGCGGACTGCGGCTGGTGGGCACGCGCCCCCTGGTGCCCTCTTGGTTGCTGGTGCTGCTGGCCACCCTCAACGCCTTACTGCAGTGGCTGCTGCGGCCACTGCTGTTCTACGCGCCCCTGCTCAACCCGTACACGCTGGCTGTGGCCAGAACCACCTTCACAGTCAGCACCACCAAGGCCCAGCGGCACTTCGGCTACGAGCCCCTGTTCTCCTGGGAGGAGAGCCGCAGGCGCACCATCCGCTGGGTGCAGGCCTCGGAGGGCTGA